The Amycolatopsis viridis genome window below encodes:
- a CDS encoding nucleoside deaminase: protein MTAADEDFLRRAIDIAAHAITLGDAPYGSLLVGPDGAILAEAHNTVRRDNDISAHPELKLARWAARELDHDTAVRTTMYTSCQPCSMCSGGTVRSGLGRVVYALSTEQLIELNPDSGAWPAVAQDGPALFDVARAPIDDYYRR from the coding sequence ATCACTGCAGCCGACGAGGATTTCCTGCGGCGCGCCATCGACATCGCGGCCCATGCCATCACCCTCGGCGACGCGCCGTACGGCTCCCTGCTGGTCGGCCCGGACGGGGCGATTCTCGCCGAAGCCCACAACACGGTGCGGCGCGACAACGACATCAGCGCCCACCCGGAACTGAAACTCGCCCGCTGGGCGGCCCGCGAACTCGACCATGACACGGCCGTACGCACCACCATGTACACCAGCTGCCAGCCATGCTCCATGTGCTCGGGCGGCACCGTCCGCTCCGGACTCGGCCGGGTCGTCTACGCGCTTTCCACCGAGCAACTCATCGAACTCAACCCGGACTCAGGCGCCTGGCCGGCGGTAGCGCAGGACGGCCCGGCTCTGTTCGACGTGGCACGCGCCCCCATCGACGACTACTACCGGCGTTGA